A DNA window from Bradyrhizobium sp. CCBAU 53421 contains the following coding sequences:
- the fabD gene encoding ACP S-malonyltransferase, whose amino-acid sequence MTAAFTFPGQGSQAVGMGKALADAFPVAKAVFDEVDSALGEKLTAIIWDGPGETLQLTENAQPALMAVSIATLRVLESEAGFSVGQNAAFVAGHSLGEYSALAAAGSLSISDTARLLRTRGLAMQKAVPVGAGAMAALLGLDYEAAVAVANEAAQGQVCQAANDNGGGQVVVSGDKAAVDRAVEIAKTKGAKRAMLLPVSAPFHCKLMQPAADAMAEALAGVTIKAPAAPLVSNVLASAISDPDEIRRRLVEQVTGTVRWRESVAYMAGQGVTRFFEIGAGKVLSGLVKRIADGAVGVSVGGPNDIAAAKDALAASA is encoded by the coding sequence ATGACGGCAGCATTCACGTTTCCCGGGCAGGGCTCGCAGGCGGTTGGCATGGGCAAGGCCCTGGCCGACGCCTTTCCGGTCGCGAAGGCCGTGTTCGACGAGGTCGATTCCGCGCTCGGCGAGAAGCTGACCGCAATCATCTGGGACGGCCCGGGCGAGACGCTGCAGCTCACCGAAAATGCCCAGCCGGCCCTGATGGCGGTCTCGATCGCCACCTTGCGCGTGCTGGAGAGCGAGGCCGGCTTCTCGGTCGGCCAAAACGCTGCCTTCGTCGCCGGGCATTCGCTCGGCGAGTATTCGGCGCTTGCCGCCGCCGGCAGCCTCAGCATCAGCGACACCGCGCGGCTGCTACGCACCCGCGGGCTGGCGATGCAGAAGGCGGTCCCGGTCGGCGCCGGCGCGATGGCCGCACTGCTCGGCCTCGATTACGAGGCGGCGGTCGCGGTCGCCAACGAGGCGGCGCAGGGCCAGGTCTGCCAGGCTGCCAACGACAATGGCGGCGGCCAGGTGGTGGTCTCCGGCGACAAGGCCGCGGTCGATCGTGCGGTCGAGATCGCCAAGACCAAAGGGGCAAAACGCGCCATGCTGCTGCCGGTGTCGGCGCCGTTCCACTGCAAGCTGATGCAGCCGGCCGCCGATGCGATGGCAGAGGCGCTGGCCGGCGTCACCATCAAGGCGCCCGCGGCGCCGCTGGTCTCCAACGTGCTGGCGTCCGCCATATCAGATCCGGACGAGATCCGCCGCCGCCTGGTCGAGCAGGTCACGGGGACGGTTCGCTGGCGCGAGTCGGTTGCCTATATGGCAGGACAGGGCGTGACGCGGTTCTTCGAGATCGGCGCCGGCAAGGTGCTGAGCGGCCTCGTCAAGCGCATCGCCGATGGCGCGGTCGGCGTATCCGTCGGCGGTCCGAACGATA
- a CDS encoding fatty acid desaturase family protein: MTALRMRARDFLTEDELVAVRERATWKGIALIVHAWALILGAIALVAWWPNPLTYLLAVAIIGSRQLGLAILMHDGAHGCLSADEKTNLTLSQWFCAYPIFAETRGYRRYHLQHHARTQQEDDPDLVLSAPFPITRMSYRRKFLRDITGQTGYQQRKAQLLNAIGPKEWPLSQRAANFWEKLGPQCVTNALLFAGLAAAGVWWAYPLLWLVPLLTWMMVITRIRNIAEHAVVPDSADPLRNTRTTRANVLERLFIAPYYVNYHLEHHLLFYVPCYNLPRVHRILSASRHAGRMEVQPGYAAVLRLATARPAHEDRPGQLVNSARRARAGAKVNADQNAGGF; this comes from the coding sequence ATGACCGCGCTCCGGATGCGTGCCCGCGATTTCCTCACCGAGGACGAACTGGTGGCTGTGCGGGAACGCGCGACCTGGAAAGGCATCGCGCTGATCGTGCACGCCTGGGCGCTGATCCTGGGCGCGATTGCGCTGGTCGCATGGTGGCCCAATCCGCTGACCTATCTGCTCGCTGTTGCGATCATCGGCTCGCGCCAGCTCGGGCTTGCAATCCTGATGCATGACGGTGCGCATGGTTGTCTCTCGGCGGACGAGAAGACCAATCTCACGCTGAGCCAGTGGTTCTGCGCCTATCCGATCTTCGCGGAAACTCGAGGCTATCGCCGCTATCATCTGCAGCATCATGCCCGGACGCAGCAGGAGGATGATCCGGACCTCGTGCTGTCAGCGCCGTTTCCGATCACCAGGATGAGCTACCGCCGGAAATTCCTCCGCGATATCACCGGGCAGACCGGCTACCAGCAGCGCAAGGCGCAACTACTCAATGCGATCGGGCCGAAGGAGTGGCCGCTATCGCAGCGCGCCGCCAATTTCTGGGAGAAGCTCGGGCCGCAATGCGTGACCAACGCGCTGCTGTTCGCAGGGCTAGCCGCCGCCGGCGTGTGGTGGGCCTATCCGCTGCTGTGGCTGGTGCCGCTGCTGACCTGGATGATGGTGATCACGCGCATCCGCAACATCGCCGAACATGCCGTCGTGCCCGACAGCGCCGATCCCCTGCGCAACACCCGCACCACGCGGGCCAATGTCCTCGAGCGGCTGTTCATCGCGCCGTACTACGTGAACTACCACCTCGAGCATCATTTGCTGTTCTACGTGCCCTGCTACAACCTGCCGCGCGTCCACCGCATCCTGAGCGCAAGCCGCCATGCCGGCCGGATGGAAGTCCAGCCGGGCTACGCCGCCGTGCTGCGGCTGGCGACCGCCAGGCCCGCCCATGAAGACCGCCCGGGCCAGCTGGTCAACAGCGCGCGCCGGGCGAGGGCCGGCGCCAAGGTTAACGCCGACCAGAATGCCGGTGGATTCTAG
- a CDS encoding TetR/AcrR family transcriptional regulator C-terminal domain-containing protein has translation MGSETASGMPAPDPKHAVRATRSAGRKMRSLLLDAASRLFKERGLSGTSISDIAAAADAFPSQITYYFRTKEALFVEAASRDMLYLARATEQAALKAHTPREYTHALAETVTATDTVAFFAEALTLTRRRQDLAPLVERTIERLHGEGARAYAGQVERHGWRSLRAPEESSRRFWAIAIGVIVEGFAMGRGAEEMCRELLRALGEQATSTSANDGSRLRLVGDRDHSPSTDGETSS, from the coding sequence ATGGGTTCGGAGACCGCCAGCGGCATGCCTGCGCCCGATCCGAAGCACGCCGTCCGCGCGACGCGGTCGGCTGGGCGCAAGATGCGCTCGTTGCTGCTCGATGCCGCCAGCCGCCTGTTCAAGGAGCGCGGGCTCTCGGGCACCTCGATCTCCGACATTGCCGCGGCCGCGGACGCGTTTCCGAGCCAGATCACTTATTACTTCCGCACCAAGGAAGCGCTGTTCGTCGAAGCCGCCAGCCGCGACATGCTCTATCTCGCGCGCGCGACCGAGCAGGCTGCCCTCAAGGCCCACACGCCGCGGGAGTACACGCACGCCTTGGCCGAGACCGTGACCGCGACCGACACGGTCGCCTTCTTCGCCGAGGCCCTGACGCTGACACGACGCCGGCAGGATCTCGCGCCTTTGGTCGAGCGCACCATCGAGCGTTTGCACGGCGAAGGCGCGCGCGCCTATGCGGGGCAGGTCGAACGGCATGGTTGGCGCTCGCTGCGCGCACCCGAGGAGAGCTCACGGCGCTTCTGGGCGATTGCGATCGGCGTGATCGTCGAAGGCTTTGCGATGGGCCGCGGCGCCGAGGAGATGTGCCGCGAATTGCTGCGTGCGCTCGGCGAGCAGGCGACATCGACATCGGCGAATGATGGATCGCGCCTGCGCCTGGTCGGCGATCGCGACCATTCACCTTCAACGGACGGGGAGACCAGCTCATGA
- the rpsF gene encoding 30S ribosomal protein S6, with protein MPLYEHVFLARQDASTQQVDELTAQMTGIVEQGGGKVTKTESWGVRSLTYRMNKNRKAHFVLMNIDAPSAVVTEIERQERINEDVIRYLTVRVEEHEEGPSAMMRKADRDRERDDRGGGFRGDREGGFRGDRDGGGFRGDRGPRRPREEEAATEE; from the coding sequence ATGCCTCTTTATGAGCATGTTTTTCTCGCGCGTCAGGATGCGAGCACCCAGCAGGTGGATGAACTGACGGCCCAGATGACGGGTATCGTCGAACAGGGCGGCGGCAAGGTCACCAAGACCGAGAGCTGGGGCGTGCGCTCCCTCACCTACCGCATGAACAAGAACCGCAAGGCGCATTTCGTGCTGATGAACATCGACGCACCGTCGGCTGTCGTCACCGAGATCGAGCGCCAGGAGCGGATCAACGAAGACGTCATCCGCTATCTCACCGTGCGCGTCGAAGAGCACGAGGAAGGCCCGTCCGCGATGATGCGCAAGGCCGACCGTGATCGCGAGCGCGACGACCGTGGCGGCGGCTTCCGCGGCGACCGCGAAGGCGGCTTCCGTGGCGATCGCGATGGCGGCGGCTTCCGCGGCGATCGTGGCCCGCGCCGTCCGCGCGAAGAAGAAGCTGCGACCGAGGAGTAA